One segment of Leptospira langatensis DNA contains the following:
- the scpA gene encoding methylmalonyl-CoA mutase translates to MKRPTFSANRSPIVGDAKFESWSKEALDELGFSKLEETVWNTPEKIPVKPVYVPKDAESLEHLDYAAGLPPFLRGPYSTMYVQQPWTIRQYAGFSTAEESNAFYRRNLAAGQKGLSVAFDLATHRGYDSDHERVVGDVGKAGVAIDSVLDMKILFDQIPLDQMSVSMTMNGAVIPTLAFYIVAAEEQGVKPEQLSGTIQNDILKEFMVRNTYIYPPEPSMRIIADIFQYTTQYMPKFNSISISGYHMQEAGATADIELAYTLADGLEYLRTGIKAGMDVDSFAPRLSFFWAIGMNHFMEIAKMRAGRLLWAKLVKSFNPKNSKSLALRTHCQTSGWSLTEQDPFNNVGRTCIEALAAALGHTQSLHTNALDEAIALPTDFSARIARNTQIYLQEETNIHRVVDPWGGSYYVESLTAQLAERAWELIQEVEQLGGIAKAIETGIPKMRIEEAAARKQARIDSGRDVIVGINRYRPDKENPLDILDIDNTAVRESQIRKLNELKKNRDSAAVEAALQAITECAETGKGNLLAFAVDAARKRATLGEISYAMEKVFGRYKSVTHMITGVYSEEIMDDPDFKKAKELSAKFAKLEGRQPRIMVAKMGQDGHDRGAKVISTSFADMGFDVDIGPLFQTPGEAAKQAIENDVHVLGVSSLAAGHKTLVPQVIQELKKLGREDILVIAGGVIPQQDYDYLYKAGVNGIFGPGTKISKAGVEILELLIKSVEGQ, encoded by the coding sequence ATGAAACGACCTACCTTCTCCGCAAATCGTTCTCCTATCGTAGGCGATGCAAAATTCGAATCCTGGTCCAAGGAAGCCTTGGATGAATTAGGTTTTTCTAAACTAGAAGAAACCGTTTGGAATACTCCCGAAAAGATCCCGGTTAAACCAGTCTACGTTCCAAAAGATGCGGAATCCCTGGAACATTTGGATTATGCGGCAGGACTTCCTCCTTTCTTGAGAGGGCCCTATTCTACTATGTATGTCCAACAACCATGGACCATCCGTCAGTACGCGGGTTTCTCGACCGCCGAAGAATCCAATGCATTCTATCGTAGGAACCTTGCCGCAGGACAAAAGGGTCTTTCCGTCGCATTCGACCTAGCGACTCACCGAGGATATGATTCCGATCACGAAAGAGTGGTGGGAGATGTGGGTAAGGCAGGAGTGGCAATCGACTCCGTGCTAGACATGAAGATCCTATTCGATCAGATCCCATTGGATCAAATGTCCGTTTCCATGACCATGAATGGCGCGGTCATCCCTACTCTTGCATTTTATATCGTGGCCGCCGAAGAGCAAGGTGTGAAGCCGGAACAACTTTCCGGAACCATTCAGAACGATATCCTAAAAGAGTTCATGGTACGGAACACTTACATTTATCCGCCGGAACCTTCCATGAGGATTATTGCGGACATCTTCCAGTACACAACCCAGTACATGCCTAAGTTCAATTCCATCTCCATCTCCGGTTATCATATGCAGGAAGCAGGAGCGACTGCGGACATCGAGTTAGCATATACTCTTGCGGATGGATTGGAATACCTACGCACAGGCATCAAGGCAGGAATGGACGTGGATAGTTTTGCGCCTCGCCTCTCCTTCTTCTGGGCGATAGGAATGAACCATTTCATGGAGATCGCCAAGATGAGAGCGGGAAGATTGCTCTGGGCGAAACTAGTAAAGTCATTCAATCCTAAGAATAGCAAATCACTGGCCCTTAGAACCCATTGCCAAACTTCCGGCTGGAGTTTAACGGAGCAGGATCCTTTCAATAATGTGGGAAGGACCTGCATAGAAGCATTGGCTGCCGCTCTCGGACATACTCAGTCCTTGCACACGAACGCGTTAGACGAAGCAATCGCTCTTCCTACCGACTTCTCCGCAAGGATCGCAAGAAACACTCAGATCTATTTGCAAGAAGAGACCAATATCCACAGAGTCGTGGATCCTTGGGGCGGTTCTTATTATGTGGAATCCCTTACCGCACAACTTGCAGAAAGAGCCTGGGAATTGATCCAAGAAGTGGAACAACTAGGCGGGATCGCAAAGGCGATCGAGACCGGTATCCCTAAGATGAGGATAGAAGAAGCCGCTGCCCGTAAACAGGCACGCATCGATTCCGGAAGGGATGTGATCGTAGGGATCAATCGGTATCGCCCAGACAAAGAAAATCCTTTGGATATTTTAGATATCGATAATACTGCCGTTAGAGAGTCCCAGATCAGAAAGCTGAACGAACTCAAGAAGAATCGGGACAGTGCAGCGGTAGAAGCCGCTCTCCAAGCGATCACAGAATGTGCCGAGACAGGAAAAGGAAATCTGCTCGCATTTGCGGTGGACGCGGCTCGAAAAAGAGCTACTCTCGGAGAAATTTCGTACGCGATGGAGAAAGTGTTCGGACGCTATAAATCCGTCACTCATATGATCACCGGAGTGTATTCGGAAGAAATCATGGACGATCCCGATTTCAAAAAGGCTAAGGAACTCTCTGCAAAATTCGCTAAGCTCGAGGGAAGACAACCTCGTATCATGGTGGCGAAGATGGGACAGGACGGTCACGATAGAGGTGCCAAAGTGATCTCTACTAGTTTTGCCGATATGGGATTTGACGTCGATATAGGTCCTCTCTTCCAGACTCCTGGAGAAGCCGCAAAGCAAGCGATAGAAAATGACGTGCATGTGCTCGGGGTTTCCAGCCTTGCGGCAGGTCATAAGACCTTAGTGCCTCAGGTCATCCAAGAACTCAAGAAGCTAGGCCGCGAAGATATCCTAGTCATTGCAGGCGGTGTGATTCCCCAACAAGATTACGATTATTTGTATAAAGCGGGAGTGAACGGGATCTTCGGACCCGGTACCAAGATTTCCAAAGCGGGAGTGGAGATCCTAGAACTCCTGATCAAAAGCGTAGAAGGCCAGTAA
- the meaB gene encoding methylmalonyl Co-A mutase-associated GTPase MeaB codes for MPATEGSDDHLVRGSVKKKTLPDQDTFVKGILAGDIVLLSRAITLIESTLPAHQELAEAILEKCLPHSGKSIRVGITGIPGVGKSSFIETFGNHLIDQGRKIAVLTVDPSSQLSKGSILGDKTRMETLSRKKEAFIRPSPSGESLGGVARKTRETIFLCEAAGFDTVLVETVGVGQSETAVYSMVDLFLLLLIAGAGDELQGIKRGIMEMADLIAVTKADGENIMRANRAKSETISAVHFLPSHESGMKTEVRTCSALTGEGIPEIWTEIQTFIQAIRETGYLDKKRKEQARHWLHESVQSMLLDDFHSKLGQEFAKEEERVVQGLSGSYQAARKLVASYKKTGGPS; via the coding sequence ATGCCGGCAACGGAAGGATCGGACGATCACCTAGTCAGAGGCTCGGTTAAGAAGAAGACCCTTCCGGATCAGGATACTTTCGTAAAAGGTATCCTTGCCGGGGATATCGTACTTCTCAGCCGTGCGATCACTCTGATCGAAAGCACTCTCCCCGCTCACCAAGAATTGGCAGAAGCTATATTAGAAAAATGTCTTCCTCATTCCGGGAAAAGCATTCGAGTCGGCATTACTGGAATTCCAGGCGTGGGCAAGAGTAGTTTCATTGAGACTTTCGGAAATCATCTCATAGACCAGGGAAGAAAGATCGCAGTCCTTACTGTAGATCCTTCTTCTCAATTATCCAAGGGTTCCATACTGGGAGATAAGACTAGAATGGAAACTCTCTCTCGTAAGAAAGAAGCATTCATTCGTCCGTCTCCTTCCGGGGAATCCTTAGGCGGAGTCGCACGCAAGACTAGAGAGACTATTTTTCTCTGTGAGGCGGCAGGATTCGATACGGTCTTAGTCGAAACAGTAGGAGTAGGACAATCCGAAACAGCGGTTTACTCCATGGTGGATCTCTTCCTTCTTCTTCTCATCGCTGGAGCGGGAGACGAATTGCAAGGGATCAAGAGAGGGATCATGGAGATGGCAGATCTGATCGCTGTCACCAAGGCAGACGGAGAGAATATTATGCGCGCTAATCGTGCGAAAAGTGAAACGATTTCCGCAGTGCATTTTCTCCCTTCTCATGAATCAGGAATGAAAACAGAGGTCAGGACCTGTTCTGCGCTCACGGGAGAAGGGATCCCAGAGATCTGGACCGAGATACAAACCTTTATCCAAGCGATCAGAGAAACAGGTTACTTGGATAAAAAGAGAAAAGAGCAAGCAAGGCATTGGCTCCACGAATCCGTTCAATCAATGCTCTTGGATGATTTTCATTCCAAACTAGGACAAGAGTTTGCAAAAGAAGAAGAAAGAGTCGTGCAAGGATTATCCGGCTCGTACCAGGCGGCTCGTAAACTAGTTGCGTCTTATAAAAAAACGGGCGGCCCTTCTTAA
- a CDS encoding LIC20211 family lipoprotein, with translation MKSRIYGLVLSLFLALLLSGCATSSAGLATSTIPMADKKYRVIAPVEGMKYWFTFDIAIIGVPLGEPPIDRLLDELKKEKEADALINVRYWTDKIIVAFVTVNRLHISAEAVKFEEELPQPDPRRKGR, from the coding sequence ATGAAATCTCGTATTTACGGACTAGTCTTATCCTTATTCCTAGCCCTTCTTCTTTCCGGCTGTGCCACATCCAGTGCGGGGCTTGCTACAAGCACGATCCCTATGGCCGATAAGAAGTACAGGGTAATCGCTCCCGTCGAAGGAATGAAGTACTGGTTCACATTCGATATCGCAATCATAGGGGTCCCTCTCGGAGAACCGCCTATCGATCGCCTGTTGGATGAGCTCAAAAAAGAAAAAGAAGCGGATGCTCTCATTAATGTGAGATATTGGACGGATAAGATCATCGTTGCGTTTGTTACTGTGAACAGATTGCATATCTCTGCGGAAGCGGTAAAGTTTGAGGAAGAATTACCGCAACCAGATCCGAGAAGAAAGGGCCGCTAA